A region of Nocardioides sp. JS614 DNA encodes the following proteins:
- a CDS encoding MFS transporter has translation MSPTFRSLRNPNYRRYLAGSLVSNTGTWMQRVAQDWLVLQLPGNSGSELGITTGLQFLPILLLSPYAGVVADRFPKRRLLQVTQATMALASLALGLIAVLGVAQTWHVYLIAFLFGIGAAFDGPARQSFVSEMVGPEDLTNAVGLNSASFNAARILGPAVAGLMIGALGGGAQATGWVILVNAASYLAVIGQLQRMDVVLLHPAEIQDRTPGMLVDGVRYVRSQPKMVLILIMVFFAGTFGMNFQITSALMATEVFGKGAGEYGVLGSALAVGSLTGALLTARRVQIRVRLLVLAALGFGTAEIIGGLLPSYLLFALFSPVIGFFTLTLLSSANATLQLEAAPAFRGRVMALYMTILMGGTPIGAPIIGWVAQHLGARWGLIIGGTLTILGVLLALAAHSRLRGGVRTVLTEVDHPGNLFPRVWDNQAVARARKQSGSQVLGSGTETPAAEALTGSR, from the coding sequence GTGAGCCCCACGTTCCGCTCCCTGCGCAACCCGAACTACCGGCGCTACCTCGCCGGCAGCCTGGTGTCCAACACCGGGACCTGGATGCAACGGGTGGCCCAGGACTGGCTGGTGCTCCAGCTGCCGGGCAACAGCGGCAGCGAGCTCGGGATCACCACCGGGCTGCAGTTCCTGCCGATCCTGCTGCTGAGCCCCTACGCCGGGGTCGTCGCGGACCGGTTCCCGAAGCGCCGGCTGCTGCAGGTCACCCAGGCGACGATGGCGCTCGCGTCGCTGGCGCTCGGCCTGATCGCGGTGCTCGGGGTCGCGCAGACCTGGCACGTCTACCTGATCGCGTTCCTCTTCGGCATCGGCGCGGCCTTCGACGGTCCGGCCCGACAGTCGTTCGTCTCCGAGATGGTCGGCCCCGAGGACCTCACCAACGCGGTGGGCCTGAACTCCGCGAGCTTCAACGCCGCCCGGATCCTCGGCCCGGCCGTCGCCGGCCTGATGATCGGCGCGCTCGGCGGTGGCGCGCAGGCGACCGGCTGGGTGATCCTCGTCAACGCCGCGTCGTACCTCGCCGTGATCGGCCAGCTCCAGCGGATGGACGTGGTGCTGCTGCATCCGGCCGAGATCCAGGACCGCACGCCCGGCATGCTCGTCGACGGCGTCCGCTACGTGCGCAGCCAGCCCAAGATGGTGCTGATCCTGATCATGGTCTTCTTCGCCGGCACCTTCGGCATGAACTTCCAGATCACGTCGGCGCTGATGGCCACCGAGGTGTTCGGCAAGGGCGCGGGGGAGTACGGCGTCCTCGGCTCGGCGCTCGCGGTCGGGTCGCTGACCGGGGCGCTGCTGACCGCCCGGCGAGTCCAGATCCGGGTCCGGCTGCTGGTGCTCGCCGCGCTCGGCTTCGGCACCGCCGAGATCATCGGTGGCCTGCTCCCGTCGTACCTGTTGTTCGCGCTGTTCTCACCGGTCATCGGGTTCTTCACGCTGACCCTGCTCAGCTCGGCGAACGCCACCCTCCAGCTGGAGGCCGCCCCGGCGTTCCGCGGCCGGGTGATGGCCCTCTACATGACCATCCTGATGGGCGGCACCCCGATCGGCGCGCCCATCATCGGCTGGGTCGCCCAGCACCTCGGTGCCCGGTGGGGCCTGATCATCGGCGGGACGCTGACCATCCTCGGCGTACTGTTGGCGCTGGCCGCCCATTCCCGCCTCCGCGGCGGGGTGCGCACCGTTTTGACCGAGGTAGACCACCCGGGTAACCTTTTTCCTCGTGTCTGGGACAACCAGGCCGTCGCGCGTGCCCGGAA
- a CDS encoding MarR family winged helix-turn-helix transcriptional regulator: protein MPTLQKVSRTDAGLAAELRLSVMRLRRRLAGERHPDNELSLNQMGVLGVLYRTGDGLTIGELAAAERVQPPSMTRTVNCLEETGDVVRRPHETDGRQVVVELSDQGRARVLADRDRRDAWLAQRLKELTPDERAILRQAAPLLEHLAQRD from the coding sequence ATGCCGACATTGCAGAAGGTCTCCAGGACTGACGCCGGGCTCGCCGCGGAGCTCCGGCTCAGCGTGATGCGCCTGCGCCGCCGGCTGGCCGGAGAGCGGCACCCCGACAACGAGCTGAGTCTCAACCAGATGGGCGTGCTCGGCGTGCTTTACCGGACCGGTGACGGGTTGACCATCGGCGAGCTGGCGGCGGCCGAGCGGGTGCAGCCGCCCTCGATGACCCGCACCGTGAACTGCCTGGAGGAGACCGGCGACGTCGTACGGCGTCCCCACGAGACCGACGGCCGCCAGGTCGTGGTCGAGCTCTCCGACCAGGGCCGCGCCCGGGTGCTCGCCGACCGCGACCGACGGGACGCCTGGCTGGCCCAGCGGCTCAAGGAGCTGACGCCCGACGAGCGGGCGATCCTCCGCCAGGCGGCCCCCCTCCTCGAGCACCTTGCCCAACGAGACTGA